The Carassius carassius chromosome 2, fCarCar2.1, whole genome shotgun sequence genome has a segment encoding these proteins:
- the LOC132106526 gene encoding uncharacterized protein LOC132106526, whose product MSIHNEIKAIILRALPSLTEEIREHVITSLERSGVESIEDLVYVQQEDLKDVLPIIQQRKLLEAFKLETTKVTLDLQILPDESTDTSMSSLSSPQPCTSSSSSSSRASTPCTLSKASQSPNISSKWYENFEIPWDKMPVEVQSAIANSKRPAPDKRRQMIRILADEIRKCENNPTRNECLIICRNIVKHFPNSFADMTPSGVIIGSGCTSLLCQLKTRIENMNRAGTKNRLRTSKVPGQQHQRPSDSYGCTQFNPELPPEETYETLEQKRQQLETIYRQEGIRSGEKGEVINLMKTTFCLQRRHINQAPSPSIEDMRIQWPYLFTQRGIFIHFELLTDINVLRVLDLSIKECGQGIRKYLQTKSKNKDVQSIVTQDEDGELTLIQLLMAYFDEGIEGLILRADISATAADVESTLTIPASPRLILLFAGDEATIGGWMITIENHVICEGVDQSIITGLAAVFSTYYIFNLQYQEEASRTLEFVQRRFIGLNPERGTKASQVKVISKKTGKLVHKKTATVNVHVANLIKNLLDFEWGFVQ is encoded by the exons ATGTCAATCCATAACGAGATAAAGGCTATCATCCTCAGGGCTTTGCCCAGTCTGACTGAGGAGATTCGAGAACATGTCATCACTTCACTTGAACGCTCAGGTGTGGAATCTATAGAAGACCTCGTATATGTACAACAGGAAGATCTCAAAGATGTCCTGCCTATTATACAGCAAAGGAAACTTTTGGAGGCATTCAAACTTG AAACTACAAAAGTCACACTTGATCTCCAAATATTGCCAGATGAGTCAACAGATACAAGTATGTCTTCACTCTCCAGTCCACAGCCTTGCACATCTTCAAGCTCAAGCTCTTCACGAGCATCAACACCTTGTACTTTAAGCAAGGCAAGCCAATCACCCAACATATCCAGTAAGTGGTATGAAAATTTTGAGATTCCTTGGGATAAAATGCCTGTGGAAGTGCAGTCAGCTATTGCCAACAGCAAGCGCCCTGCTCCTGACAAGCGACGCCAGATGATACGTATCCTAGCTGATGAAATCAGGAAATGTGAGAATAACCCCACACGCAATGAATGTCTCATCATCTGCCGCAACATTGTTAAGCATTTCCCCAACAGTTTTGCAGATATGACACCAAGCGGTGTCATCATTGGTAGTGGATGTACTTCACTGCTTTGTCaattaaaaacaagaattgaGAACATGAACCGTGCAGGGACAAAGAACAGACTCCGAACTTCAAAAGTGCCTGGACAACAGCATCAGAGGCCAAGTGATTCTTATGGATGCACACAATTTAACCCTGAACTGCCACCAGAAGAAACATATGAAACACTGGAGCAGAAGAGGCAACAGTTGGAGACCATTTATAGACAAGAAGGTATTCGCAGTGGTGAGAAGGGGGAAGTGATTAACCTTATGAAAACAACATTCTGTCTTCAGCGTAGACACATAAATCAGGCTCCATCACCGTCCATCGAAGATATGAGAATCCAGTGGCCTTACCTTTTTACACAAAGAGGTATCTTCATTCACTTCGAGTTACTAACTGACATTAACGTGTTACGTGTCTTGGACCTATCCATTAAGGAATGTGGACAGGGAATCAGGAAGTACCTGCAGACCAAATCAAAGAACAAAGATGTGCAGTCTATCGTCACCCAGGATGAAGATGGAGAGTTGACTCTAATACAGCTGCTGATGGCCTACTTCGATGAAGGGATAGAGGGACTAATACTCCGTGCTGAt ATATCTGCCACGGCAGCAGATGTTGAGAGCACTCTGACCATCCCCGCCTCTCCACGACTGATACTGCTGT TTGCCGGTGATGAAGCCACAATTGGAGGATGGATGATCACCATCGAAAATCATGTAATCTGTGAAGGTGTCGACCAAAGCATCATCACAGGGCTAGCTGCAGTTTTCTCTACTTACTACATCTTTAATCTACAGTACCAAGAAGAAGCTTCAAGGACCCTGGAGTTTGTACAAAG GCGCTTCATTGGTTTGAATCCAGAGAGAGGGACAAAGGCCAGCCAGGTGAAGGTGATCTCCAAAAAGACGGGGAAACTTGTCCATAAAAAGACTGCAACTGTGAATGTCCACGTAGCCAACCTGATAAAAAATCTTTTGGACTTTGAGTGGGGTTTTGTGCAGTAA
- the LOC132097476 gene encoding Iroquois homeobox protein 6a-like isoform X2 produces the protein MVTKEAAMSFSQFGYPYNATSQFFVSANPSTTCCDSISRSVTEGSSASQTAASFCCPSYENRLLASTRTELNAALGMYGSPYAAAAAAAGQNYANYFPYSAEPSAIYSSLNPQYEIKEGSSSLHGTITQPAAFYPYDHSLGQYQYDRYGTVDFNGSTRRKNATRETTSTLKTWLYEHRKNPYPTKGEKIMLAIITKMTLTQVSTWFANARRRLKKENKMTWSPKNKAGDDRKEDLNKSDPDSITKDSKDGKDERDLQFSDLDDIEDEDEDCDKLDSDCEKSGQDDLSTSSLPKRDCNSDLPLHSNFPSFTCGLKSLGALNPDYLDSLGCKPQQHQPSPQSTSINTVALSHFESSEKPRIWSLARTAATGVVLGTQHGGDVRTGPVDCQMQGVRLPTVGGVQCGQLKGLQDPTSLSNMESLYQEGLQGIHKAYSSGSYKSLQLHSSAYPGLTESCQYSSMEGFTIAGKTETESSELNDNCPKIQDVKTTAFRPVMKR, from the exons ATGGTAACAAAAGAAGCAGCTATGTCTTTCTCTCAGTTTGGATATCCTTACAATGCAACTTCTCAG TTTTTCGTGTCGGCAAACCCCAGTACGACTTGCTGCGATTCGATTTCCAGGTCGGTGACGGAAGGATCGAGCGCGTCTCAGACCGCAGCCTCCTTCTGCTGTCCCTCCTATGAGAACCGGCTGCTGGCTAGCACGCGGACCGAGCTCAACGCCGCGCTCGGGATGTACGGCTCTCCATACGCAGCAGCAGCGGCCGCAGCCGGTCAGAACTACGCCAATTACTTTCCGTACAGCGCCGAGCCCTCTGCCATCTACTCCAGCCTG aaCCCACAATATGAAATCAAAGAGGGGTCAAGCAGTCTTCATGGCACTATAACCCAGCCCGCTGCCTTCTATCCATATGACCACTCACTGGGCCAGTACCAGTATGACAG GTATGGGACCGTTGATTTTAATGGGTCAACCCGGAGAAAAAATGCCACGCGAGAGACGACAAGTACTCTTAAAACATGGCTTTATGAACATCGGAAGAACCCATATCCTACAAAGGGTGAAAAGATCATGCTGGCCATTATCACCAAAATGACTCTCACGCAAGTGTCTACCTGGTTTGCCAATGCAAGAAGGAGActaaaaaaagagaacaaaatgACCTGGTCCCCCAAAAACAAAGCGGGCGATGACAGGAAGGAAGATCTCAATAAGAGTGACCCAGACAGTATTACCAAAG ACTCCAAAGACGGTAAGGATGAGCGGGACCTGCAGTTCAGTGACCTGGATGACATAGAGGACGAGGACGAGGACTGTGACAAGCTGGACAGTGACTGTGAGAAATCAGGTCAAGATGACCTCTCAACTTCCTCCCTTCCAAAGAGAGACTGTAACTCTGACCTTCCTCTCCACTCGAACTTTCCATCTTTTACCTGTGGTCTAAAGAGTTTGGGGGCTCTGAACCCTGACTACCTGGATTCTCTGGGCTGCAAACCACAGCAGCATCAGCCCTCACCTCAGTCCACCTCTATCAACACTGTGGCACTCTCTCACTTTGAATCATCGGAGAAGCCCCGGATCTGGTCGCTGGCACGTACGGCTGCCACAGGGGTTGTATTAGGCACGCAACATGGTGGGGATGTACGGACTGGGCCTGTGGACTGTCAGATGCAGGGAGTCAGGTTGCCCACAGTTGGAGGAGTGCAGTGTGGACAGCTAAAGGGCCTTCAGGACCCTACCAGCCTCAGCAATATGGAAAGCCTTTACCAAGAAGGACTGCAGGGGATACACAAGGCATACAGTAGTGGGAGCTACAAGTCCCTCCAACTCCACTCTTCAGCCTATCCTGGACTGACAGAATCCTGCCAGTATTCCTCAATGGAAG GCTTCACCATAGcaggaaagacagagacagaatcCAGTGAGCTCAACGACAATTGTCCAAAAATCCAGGATGTCAAAACCACTGCATTCAGACCTGTGATGAAGAGGTGA
- the LOC132097476 gene encoding Iroquois homeobox protein 6a-like isoform X1, producing the protein MVTKEAAMSFSQFGYPYNATSQFFVSANPSTTCCDSISRSVTEGSSASQTAASFCCPSYENRLLASTRTELNAALGMYGSPYAAAAAAAGQNYANYFPYSAEPSAIYSSLNPQYEIKEGSSSLHGTITQPAAFYPYDHSLGQYQYDRYGTVDFNGSTRRKNATRETTSTLKTWLYEHRKNPYPTKGEKIMLAIITKMTLTQVSTWFANARRRLKKENKMTWSPKNKAGDDRKEDLNKSDPDSITKDSKDGKDERDLQFSDLDDIEDEDEDCDKLDSDCEKSGQDDLSTSSLPKRDCNSDLPLHSNFPSFTCGLKSLGALNPDYLDSLGCKPQQHQPSPQSTSINTVALSHFESSEKPRIWSLARTAATGVVLGTQHGGDVRTGPVDCQMQGVRLPTVGGVQCGQLKGLQDPTSLSNMESLYQEGLQGIHKAYSSGSYKSLQLHSSAYPGLTESCQYSSMEGFTIAGKTETESSELNDNCPKIQDVKTTAFRPVMKRSVEMSINTGTFL; encoded by the exons ATGGTAACAAAAGAAGCAGCTATGTCTTTCTCTCAGTTTGGATATCCTTACAATGCAACTTCTCAG TTTTTCGTGTCGGCAAACCCCAGTACGACTTGCTGCGATTCGATTTCCAGGTCGGTGACGGAAGGATCGAGCGCGTCTCAGACCGCAGCCTCCTTCTGCTGTCCCTCCTATGAGAACCGGCTGCTGGCTAGCACGCGGACCGAGCTCAACGCCGCGCTCGGGATGTACGGCTCTCCATACGCAGCAGCAGCGGCCGCAGCCGGTCAGAACTACGCCAATTACTTTCCGTACAGCGCCGAGCCCTCTGCCATCTACTCCAGCCTG aaCCCACAATATGAAATCAAAGAGGGGTCAAGCAGTCTTCATGGCACTATAACCCAGCCCGCTGCCTTCTATCCATATGACCACTCACTGGGCCAGTACCAGTATGACAG GTATGGGACCGTTGATTTTAATGGGTCAACCCGGAGAAAAAATGCCACGCGAGAGACGACAAGTACTCTTAAAACATGGCTTTATGAACATCGGAAGAACCCATATCCTACAAAGGGTGAAAAGATCATGCTGGCCATTATCACCAAAATGACTCTCACGCAAGTGTCTACCTGGTTTGCCAATGCAAGAAGGAGActaaaaaaagagaacaaaatgACCTGGTCCCCCAAAAACAAAGCGGGCGATGACAGGAAGGAAGATCTCAATAAGAGTGACCCAGACAGTATTACCAAAG ACTCCAAAGACGGTAAGGATGAGCGGGACCTGCAGTTCAGTGACCTGGATGACATAGAGGACGAGGACGAGGACTGTGACAAGCTGGACAGTGACTGTGAGAAATCAGGTCAAGATGACCTCTCAACTTCCTCCCTTCCAAAGAGAGACTGTAACTCTGACCTTCCTCTCCACTCGAACTTTCCATCTTTTACCTGTGGTCTAAAGAGTTTGGGGGCTCTGAACCCTGACTACCTGGATTCTCTGGGCTGCAAACCACAGCAGCATCAGCCCTCACCTCAGTCCACCTCTATCAACACTGTGGCACTCTCTCACTTTGAATCATCGGAGAAGCCCCGGATCTGGTCGCTGGCACGTACGGCTGCCACAGGGGTTGTATTAGGCACGCAACATGGTGGGGATGTACGGACTGGGCCTGTGGACTGTCAGATGCAGGGAGTCAGGTTGCCCACAGTTGGAGGAGTGCAGTGTGGACAGCTAAAGGGCCTTCAGGACCCTACCAGCCTCAGCAATATGGAAAGCCTTTACCAAGAAGGACTGCAGGGGATACACAAGGCATACAGTAGTGGGAGCTACAAGTCCCTCCAACTCCACTCTTCAGCCTATCCTGGACTGACAGAATCCTGCCAGTATTCCTCAATGGAAG GCTTCACCATAGcaggaaagacagagacagaatcCAGTGAGCTCAACGACAATTGTCCAAAAATCCAGGATGTCAAAACCACTGCATTCAGACCTGTGATGAAGAG GTCTGTGGAAATGTCAATAAACACAGGGACATTTTTATGA